A single genomic interval of Candidatus Bathyanammoxibius amoris harbors:
- a CDS encoding acetate--CoA ligase family protein translates to MLEHFFQPKSIAVIGAAREEHKIGHSILKNIIDFNFPGRIFPINPNTDSILGHKAYPSVRAVKEEIELAVIVVPAGVILQVVDECAEKGIDSAVIITAGFKESGSEGAARERELLERVRRHNIRVIGPNCFGVINPHHGLNTTFSAGNPPGGNIAFFSQSGAVCAAILDWALTEHIGFSKFVSMGNNMDIDEVDLLNALEDDPDTRVILGYIEGIKDGRAFMEAASRVTKKKPIILIKSGSSEAGARAVSSHTGSLAGSENAFNAAFRQSGVLKADTLEELFILAEAFSLRDTPRGPSIALFTNAGGPGILASDTVERSGLKMASFSKNTIEALRASLPPMAGIYNPVDTIADTGPKRYRTALEIVLKDDNVDSVITILAPIAVLDEREIARVVGELGDKYKEKTVVASFLGGPTMKPAVDVLAGYGIPNYRFPENAVRAVDMMYKQRQWVEKVVEKPAVFEIDGGAVGAVFKRAREKGRYTLAEGDARDVVTACGFRVPGSILADTKDSAVSAAGEIGYPVVLKVASPDILHKSDVRGIRLGLEGPDDVGRAFESIVAGVRRRIPGVHIDGVFVQEMVKGGREVILGVSYDEQFGHLIMFGLGGIYVEMLKDVSFRIAPVTRADASEMVKEIRSYPLLRGVRGEGALDIDAAVEGIQRISQLVTDFPEILELDINPLVVLPHGSGVVALDARAAITPG, encoded by the coding sequence ATGCTAGAACATTTCTTCCAACCTAAATCCATAGCAGTCATCGGCGCCGCACGGGAAGAACATAAGATCGGCCATAGTATTCTCAAGAACATCATTGATTTCAATTTCCCCGGGAGGATTTTTCCCATCAATCCCAATACCGATTCCATCCTCGGTCACAAGGCCTACCCCAGCGTAAGGGCGGTTAAAGAAGAGATAGAATTGGCCGTTATAGTTGTTCCCGCAGGTGTTATCTTACAGGTCGTAGATGAGTGCGCGGAAAAGGGCATCGACTCGGCAGTGATTATCACGGCGGGTTTCAAGGAGAGCGGCAGTGAGGGTGCGGCCAGAGAGAGGGAACTCCTTGAGAGGGTACGCAGGCACAATATAAGGGTAATCGGCCCCAACTGTTTCGGTGTCATAAATCCGCATCACGGGCTTAACACGACCTTTTCGGCGGGCAACCCTCCCGGCGGCAACATCGCCTTTTTTTCCCAGTCGGGGGCGGTCTGTGCCGCCATACTTGACTGGGCCTTGACTGAGCACATCGGGTTCTCTAAATTCGTCAGCATGGGCAACAACATGGACATAGACGAGGTGGACCTGCTGAATGCCCTTGAGGACGACCCGGATACGCGCGTCATCCTGGGCTACATCGAGGGGATAAAGGACGGGCGAGCCTTCATGGAGGCCGCGTCCCGTGTGACAAAGAAGAAGCCTATCATACTTATAAAGTCCGGCAGTTCCGAGGCCGGGGCAAGGGCCGTATCATCGCACACGGGGAGCCTGGCGGGTTCTGAGAATGCCTTTAACGCGGCCTTTCGCCAGTCGGGCGTACTGAAGGCGGACACCCTGGAGGAGCTCTTCATCCTGGCTGAGGCCTTTAGCCTGAGGGACACACCGCGCGGGCCGTCGATCGCCCTGTTTACCAACGCCGGGGGGCCGGGCATCCTGGCCTCTGACACGGTAGAACGTTCGGGCCTTAAGATGGCCTCATTTTCAAAGAACACTATCGAGGCACTGAGGGCGAGCCTGCCTCCAATGGCCGGCATATATAACCCGGTCGACACTATTGCCGATACGGGCCCCAAACGTTATCGCACCGCGCTTGAGATAGTCTTAAAGGACGACAACGTGGACTCGGTAATCACCATACTTGCCCCCATCGCGGTCTTGGACGAAAGGGAGATCGCAAGGGTGGTGGGCGAGCTTGGGGATAAGTATAAAGAGAAGACGGTGGTGGCCTCGTTCCTGGGGGGTCCCACGATGAAACCCGCCGTGGACGTGCTGGCCGGGTACGGCATCCCCAATTACCGCTTTCCCGAGAACGCGGTGCGCGCGGTTGACATGATGTATAAACAAAGGCAGTGGGTGGAAAAGGTGGTGGAGAAACCCGCTGTCTTTGAAATAGACGGCGGGGCCGTTGGCGCCGTCTTCAAAAGGGCCAGGGAGAAGGGCCGCTACACGCTGGCCGAGGGTGATGCTAGAGACGTGGTCACTGCGTGCGGGTTCCGGGTGCCCGGGAGTATACTGGCCGACACAAAAGATTCTGCGGTGAGCGCCGCCGGGGAGATTGGTTACCCGGTGGTCCTCAAAGTGGCCTCGCCCGACATACTGCACAAGTCTGACGTCAGGGGCATCAGGCTGGGGCTTGAGGGCCCGGACGACGTGGGCCGCGCATTTGAGTCAATCGTCGCGGGCGTGAGGCGGAGGATACCGGGCGTCCACATCGACGGCGTATTTGTGCAGGAGATGGTCAAGGGCGGCCGGGAGGTGATTCTGGGCGTCAGTTACGACGAGCAATTCGGTCATCTTATTATGTTCGGGCTTGGGGGTATATACGTGGAGATGCTTAAGGACGTCTCGTTCCGCATAGCCCCCGTAACGCGGGCAGATGCCTCTGAGATGGTAAAAGAGATAAGGTCGTATCCACTGCTCAGGGGCGTGAGGGGGGAAGGCGCTTTGGACATAGACGCGGCCGTCGAAGGCATCCAGCGCATCTCACAGCTGGTTACGGATTTCCCTGAGATACTGGAGCTGGACATAAACCCCCTGGTGGTACTGCCGCACGGGAGCGGCGTGGTCGCCCTGGACGCGCGCGCCGCCATAACGCCCGGATGA
- the nuoF gene encoding NADH-quinone oxidoreductase subunit NuoF: MTNKAPTPILTRNFGKRDSHVIGVYESGGGYTALKKAITLMTREKIVEEVMKSNLRGRGGAGFPTGKKWSFIPKDSPKPKYLTVNADEGEPGTFKDRPLMEQDPHAVIEGSIITSYAVDIHTAFIYVRGEYAKSIRKLRDAINEAYAKGYLGKNILNSGFDLEMVVHRGAGAYICGEETGLLESLEGKKGQPRMKPPFPAIVGAFQGPTVINNVETMAAIPCIINKGGEWFNNLGAPDVGGGVKLYSISGHVKKPGVYELPLGTVLREIIYEHAGGIRGDKKLKAVIPGGSSAPVLTADEIDVKMDFNSLAAIKTMLGSGAIIVMDEDTNMVKTLNILMRFYAHESCGKCTPCREGTGWMVRILTRIEKGEGEIADLDTILSISETINMKTLCPLGQAAIGPSVSFITKFRGEFEDYIRNGGVN, from the coding sequence ATGACCAATAAGGCCCCTACACCTATCCTGACAAGGAACTTCGGAAAGAGGGATTCACACGTAATCGGAGTGTACGAGAGCGGAGGCGGCTATACGGCGCTGAAGAAGGCCATTACCTTGATGACGCGAGAGAAAATTGTGGAAGAGGTAATGAAGTCGAACCTTCGGGGCAGGGGCGGTGCCGGTTTTCCAACGGGTAAGAAGTGGAGCTTCATCCCAAAGGATTCCCCAAAGCCCAAGTACCTTACGGTAAACGCCGATGAAGGCGAACCGGGCACCTTTAAGGACCGGCCGCTCATGGAACAAGACCCGCACGCGGTCATAGAGGGTTCCATCATTACCAGCTACGCCGTTGACATCCACACCGCGTTTATCTACGTCCGGGGAGAATACGCAAAGAGTATCCGGAAACTGCGGGATGCGATAAACGAGGCCTACGCCAAGGGGTATCTGGGCAAGAATATCCTGAATTCAGGTTTTGACCTGGAGATGGTTGTACATCGAGGCGCCGGGGCATACATATGTGGCGAGGAGACCGGCCTGCTAGAGTCTCTGGAGGGCAAAAAGGGCCAGCCCAGGATGAAACCACCGTTTCCGGCCATAGTCGGCGCGTTTCAGGGTCCGACCGTCATAAATAACGTCGAGACCATGGCCGCCATACCCTGCATAATAAATAAAGGCGGCGAATGGTTTAACAACCTTGGCGCACCTGACGTGGGCGGAGGGGTAAAGCTCTATTCAATCAGCGGGCACGTGAAGAAACCCGGTGTCTATGAGCTCCCCCTGGGGACGGTGCTCCGAGAGATTATATACGAGCACGCCGGCGGCATAAGAGGAGACAAGAAGCTAAAGGCCGTAATACCCGGCGGGTCCTCGGCGCCGGTGCTGACCGCGGACGAGATAGACGTCAAAATGGATTTCAATTCACTCGCGGCCATAAAGACCATGCTCGGTTCAGGCGCCATTATCGTAATGGATGAAGACACTAACATGGTAAAGACCCTGAATATCCTTATGAGGTTCTACGCCCATGAATCCTGCGGTAAATGCACACCGTGCCGGGAAGGCACGGGCTGGATGGTCAGGATATTGACCCGTATAGAAAAGGGCGAAGGAGAGATAGCGGACCTTGACACCATACTGAGCATCTCCGAGACCATAAACATGAAGACCCTGTGTCCGTTGGGCCAGGCTGCTATTGGCCCGTCGGTAAGTTTCATAACAAAGTTCCGGGGTGAATTTGAAGATTACATACGAAATGGAGGGGTTAACTAG
- a CDS encoding NAD(P)H-dependent oxidoreductase subunit E, which yields MPEFSAKTMDKFKSVVNKYPEKGAALLPTLWLAQQEFSAITPEVEEYVAGLVGVSPVRVQEVRSFYTMYTPKPLGKYHLQLCTNISCSLLGAEDILGHLKNKLGINVGETTADGKFTLSTVECLGHCGTAPVIQINDDFHENLTGESLDKILGSLK from the coding sequence ATGCCAGAATTCTCTGCCAAAACAATGGACAAATTTAAGTCGGTGGTAAACAAGTACCCGGAGAAGGGTGCGGCCCTGCTACCGACTTTATGGCTGGCGCAGCAGGAGTTCTCCGCTATTACTCCAGAGGTAGAGGAGTATGTCGCCGGACTTGTCGGCGTCTCCCCGGTGAGGGTGCAAGAGGTACGCAGCTTTTACACCATGTACACCCCGAAACCCCTGGGTAAGTATCACCTTCAGCTATGTACCAACATAAGCTGCTCGCTCCTCGGCGCGGAGGACATCCTGGGGCATTTGAAAAATAAGCTGGGGATCAACGTGGGTGAGACCACAGCGGACGGGAAGTTTACACTGTCTACCGTGGAATGCCTGGGGCACTGCGGCACCGCCCCCGTAATACAGATAAACGACGATTTTCATGAGAATCTTACCGGCGAATCTTTAGACAAAATACTGGGTTCACTCAAGTAA
- the nuoB gene encoding NADH-quinone oxidoreductase subunit NuoB, whose protein sequence is MALEDALGGSVVLSRTDKVLGWARKYSLFLYPFVTACCGMEYMATAASHYDIDRFGAGLPRFSPRQSDVLFVVGTISHKQAPVLKRVWEQMCEPKWVVAFGGCTCSGGPYDNYATVQGIDTIVPVDVYIPGCPPRPETVLEGIMKLQEKIQNQKQEV, encoded by the coding sequence ATGGCGCTAGAGGACGCCCTGGGTGGCAGCGTAGTCCTTTCAAGGACTGATAAGGTCTTGGGCTGGGCCAGAAAGTACTCCCTGTTTCTATACCCCTTTGTAACCGCATGCTGCGGGATGGAATATATGGCCACGGCCGCTAGCCACTATGACATAGACCGCTTTGGCGCGGGACTTCCGCGCTTTTCTCCCAGGCAGTCTGACGTGCTGTTTGTGGTGGGAACCATCAGCCATAAACAGGCTCCCGTACTGAAGAGGGTCTGGGAACAGATGTGTGAGCCGAAGTGGGTGGTGGCCTTCGGAGGCTGCACCTGCTCAGGCGGCCCATACGATAACTACGCCACAGTGCAGGGGATAGACACCATCGTCCCCGTCGACGTATACATACCCGGATGTCCCCCCAGACCCGAAACGGTGTTGGAGGGTATCATGAAACTGCAGGAAAAGATTCAGAACCAGAAGCAGGAGGTCTGA
- a CDS encoding 2-phosphosulfolactate phosphatase — protein sequence MEQAGRTAVVIDVLRACTTIIYALSQGCSVVYPCATVSAARELYKRQVKRLGKNGVLLGGERDGIKVKGFHLGNSPSEYSAKMVRGKTLIFTTTNCTKNLTALNGPKEVIICSFINLPAVAEYLSAGDRDVLLALSGTDGQMSAEDTVCGGMIIHELLKGREVALSASARAAYTLYLHHRDSLPQAVIGSNHGIRLLELGFKDDIDFCARVGEYEIIPRYIRGKVSLQSG from the coding sequence GTGGAGCAGGCGGGCCGGACAGCGGTGGTCATTGACGTGCTCAGGGCATGCACTACTATAATATACGCCCTCTCCCAGGGGTGTAGTGTCGTCTATCCCTGCGCTACCGTAAGTGCCGCGAGGGAATTGTATAAGCGGCAGGTTAAAAGACTTGGGAAGAACGGAGTGCTCCTGGGCGGTGAGAGGGACGGTATAAAGGTCAAGGGTTTTCACCTCGGTAATTCACCCAGTGAATATTCCGCCAAAATGGTCCGCGGCAAGACCCTCATCTTTACGACCACGAACTGTACGAAAAATCTGACGGCGCTCAACGGCCCGAAAGAGGTGATAATATGTTCTTTTATAAACCTTCCGGCGGTGGCGGAATATCTCTCTGCGGGAGACAGAGACGTGCTGCTGGCCCTCTCGGGTACTGACGGACAGATGTCCGCCGAGGACACCGTGTGCGGCGGAATGATTATCCATGAACTCCTGAAAGGGCGTGAGGTGGCTTTAAGTGCTTCCGCTCGCGCCGCTTACACCCTCTATCTCCACCACCGTGACAGCCTCCCACAGGCCGTCATCGGTTCAAACCACGGCATACGCCTTCTCGAACTCGGTTTCAAGGATGATATAGATTTTTGCGCACGGGTGGGCGAATACGAGATAATACCACGGTATATTCGAGGTAAAGTATCCTTGCAGAGTGGCTGA
- a CDS encoding NADH-quinone oxidoreductase subunit C, with product MAESVTLKKLKERFHGSIVATHSHRGDDTAVVKRVDIVEICRYLKEDADLSFNFLMDLTAVDYLGKKDPRFEVVYHFYSLKNNQRLRVKTPVPESDPTIDSVSSLWSVADWLERECWDMFGIKFNGHPDLRRILLYEEFEGHPLRKDYPVDKRQPLVLPES from the coding sequence ATGGCCGAGAGCGTTACCCTGAAGAAGCTGAAGGAAAGATTCCACGGCTCTATCGTGGCGACTCACTCTCACAGGGGAGATGACACGGCAGTAGTCAAGAGGGTGGATATCGTGGAGATATGCCGCTATCTTAAGGAGGACGCAGACCTATCGTTCAATTTCCTTATGGACCTGACGGCGGTTGATTATCTTGGCAAGAAAGACCCCCGTTTCGAGGTTGTTTATCACTTTTATTCGCTGAAAAATAATCAACGGCTGCGCGTTAAGACCCCTGTACCGGAATCGGACCCCACTATTGACTCCGTAAGCTCCCTGTGGTCGGTGGCAGACTGGCTGGAGCGGGAATGCTGGGACATGTTTGGCATAAAGTTTAACGGCCATCCGGACCTCAGGAGAATCCTGCTCTACGAAGAGTTTGAGGGCCATCCCCTCAGGAAGGACTACCCTGTCGACAAACGCCAGCCGCTCGTACTTCCGGAGAGTTAG
- a CDS encoding NADH-quinone oxidoreductase subunit A, whose protein sequence is MQGNELALILTFIVAALIPGLLIFLTSVLGPKRMNPVKALPFECGMPPSGPARDRFPIKFYLLGVLFLVFDVEVVFFYPWAVLYDELAIFGLMEMMVFILIVAIALIYAWKEEALEWR, encoded by the coding sequence GTGCAGGGCAACGAGTTAGCCTTAATTCTCACCTTTATAGTAGCGGCCCTTATTCCCGGGCTTCTCATATTTCTCACCTCGGTGCTTGGCCCAAAGAGGATGAACCCCGTAAAGGCATTGCCGTTTGAGTGTGGAATGCCTCCCTCCGGTCCCGCCAGGGATAGATTTCCCATAAAATTTTATCTATTAGGCGTATTGTTTCTTGTCTTCGACGTAGAGGTGGTCTTTTTTTACCCCTGGGCGGTGCTCTACGATGAACTCGCTATTTTTGGCCTTATGGAAATGATGGTGTTCATTTTGATAGTGGCGATTGCGCTTATATATGCATGGAAAGAGGAGGCACTGGAATGGCGCTAG
- a CDS encoding NADH-quinone oxidoreductase subunit D — MENVSTLAREIHTKEMVLQMGPSHPAMHGTVRMLLTLDGETVVDTDINIGYLHRGFEKMCENRTYHQAIIYTDRLNYVSPIINNFGYAMTVEKLFGIDIPVRGKYIRTIMSEISRITDHLTCVAATAMELGALTAFLYMLKAREELWKLIEDVSGGRGVTPSYGRIGGVKADLSEDFHDKTINAIKITRDVLKEIHGLLTKNRIFVDRVKGVGVITADEAISHGFTGPCLRSTGVPYDVRKAQPYMMYAQMDFDVPVGSNGDNYDRYLCRMEEMQQSMGIIEQALAQIPSGPVNVEDKRITFPSKKEVYSNMESLINHFKLFMEGHGICPPEGEAYQAVEGANGELGFYIVSDGTGKPYRMRCRAPSFCNMTGVKKMVVGGMIADIVPSFGSVNMIGGECDR, encoded by the coding sequence ATGGAAAATGTAAGCACACTAGCCAGGGAAATCCACACCAAAGAGATGGTCCTCCAGATGGGCCCGTCTCACCCCGCCATGCACGGTACGGTAAGGATGCTCCTCACGCTGGACGGGGAGACGGTGGTAGACACTGACATCAACATCGGTTACCTGCACAGGGGCTTTGAGAAGATGTGCGAGAACCGCACCTATCATCAGGCCATAATATACACGGACAGGTTAAACTACGTCTCGCCCATTATCAACAACTTCGGCTACGCCATGACGGTGGAGAAGCTTTTTGGCATCGACATACCCGTGCGGGGTAAATACATACGCACCATAATGAGCGAGATATCCCGAATAACCGACCATCTCACCTGTGTAGCCGCCACGGCGATGGAGCTGGGCGCACTCACTGCGTTCCTTTATATGCTAAAGGCCAGGGAGGAGTTGTGGAAGCTGATAGAAGATGTGTCTGGAGGCAGGGGTGTTACCCCAAGCTACGGGAGGATAGGCGGTGTAAAGGCCGACCTCTCCGAGGATTTCCATGACAAGACGATAAACGCCATCAAAATTACCAGAGACGTACTGAAGGAGATACACGGACTGCTCACGAAGAACCGGATATTCGTGGACAGGGTGAAGGGCGTGGGCGTCATAACCGCCGACGAGGCCATATCACACGGGTTTACGGGACCCTGTCTACGCTCGACCGGCGTGCCCTATGACGTAAGAAAAGCCCAGCCCTATATGATGTATGCGCAGATGGATTTCGACGTGCCCGTGGGTTCCAACGGAGACAACTACGACCGCTACCTGTGCCGCATGGAGGAGATGCAGCAGAGCATGGGAATTATCGAACAGGCACTGGCCCAAATACCCTCCGGCCCGGTTAATGTGGAGGATAAAAGGATTACCTTCCCTTCGAAGAAAGAGGTCTACAGCAATATGGAGTCCCTCATAAACCATTTCAAGCTGTTCATGGAGGGGCACGGTATCTGCCCGCCTGAGGGCGAGGCCTACCAGGCCGTCGAGGGGGCAAACGGCGAACTGGGTTTTTACATCGTAAGCGACGGCACGGGTAAGCCTTACAGAATGAGATGCAGGGCCCCGTCCTTCTGTAATATGACAGGTGTCAAAAAGATGGTCGTGGGGGGCATGATAGCCGACATCGTGCCCAGCTTTGGTTCGGTGAACATGATCGGCGGCGAGTGTGACAGATAA
- a CDS encoding phosphotransacetylase family protein yields the protein MIPVMIGSVTEFSGKSLVWLGMGLRLKADGFKVGFFKPLGALPTRVNDTVVDEDALSLQRVLGEDVPLESVCPVVLTDEVLTSALRGELKTSQVRDKVFKTFAKLSKGRDIMLVHGLGKLSNGSLVGLSGLDFVDETKAKVVFVDKYENLLEALDGFMYARNVLGDSLIGVIFNLVPQDRLEYVKDVVSPYLKSHGIDTLAVIQNDPLMGSLPVREMVKALKGEVISGEEGLDELVEHFMVGAMNMESALKYFRRVANKAVVTGGDRSDIQLAALETPTKCLILTGGFHPSAAILARAKETGTAVVVVKKDTAWAVETCESLATHLQRWSELKLPRLRDITEREIDFPLFYKKLGLSPKAAR from the coding sequence ATGATACCTGTTATGATAGGTTCTGTGACGGAATTTTCGGGGAAGAGCCTGGTGTGGCTGGGTATGGGGCTCAGGTTAAAGGCCGACGGCTTTAAGGTCGGTTTTTTCAAGCCCCTGGGTGCGCTGCCCACCAGGGTAAACGATACCGTTGTAGATGAAGACGCACTGTCGTTACAGAGGGTCCTGGGTGAAGACGTACCGCTTGAATCCGTATGCCCCGTGGTGTTGACAGACGAGGTGTTGACCTCCGCCCTGAGGGGTGAGTTGAAGACGTCGCAGGTGAGGGACAAGGTGTTTAAGACCTTTGCAAAATTGTCAAAGGGCAGGGACATTATGCTTGTGCACGGATTGGGGAAGCTCTCGAACGGGTCGCTGGTGGGTCTCTCGGGGCTTGACTTTGTGGATGAGACTAAGGCGAAGGTGGTCTTCGTGGACAAGTACGAAAACCTCCTTGAGGCCCTGGACGGCTTCATGTACGCCCGTAACGTCCTTGGCGACAGTCTTATCGGTGTAATATTTAATCTGGTGCCGCAGGACAGGCTGGAATATGTAAAAGACGTGGTGTCGCCGTATCTTAAGTCGCACGGCATTGACACGCTTGCGGTTATACAGAACGACCCCTTGATGGGTTCATTACCGGTGAGGGAAATGGTCAAGGCGCTGAAGGGTGAGGTAATCTCTGGCGAGGAGGGACTGGACGAACTGGTAGAACACTTCATGGTGGGGGCGATGAACATGGAGAGTGCGCTCAAATACTTCCGTCGTGTGGCAAACAAAGCGGTTGTCACGGGGGGTGACAGGAGCGACATACAGCTCGCCGCCCTTGAGACACCGACGAAGTGTCTTATACTTACGGGTGGTTTCCATCCCAGCGCCGCCATTCTGGCCCGGGCGAAGGAGACGGGCACGGCGGTTGTGGTGGTGAAGAAGGACACGGCCTGGGCGGTAGAGACGTGTGAGAGCCTGGCCACTCACCTGCAGAGGTGGAGCGAGCTTAAATTGCCAAGACTTAGAGACATAACAGAACGTGAGATCGATTTCCCCCTGTTTTATAAAAAGCTTGGGCTGTCGCCGAAGGCCGCCAGATGA
- the pyk gene encoding pyruvate kinase, translating to MPPTNKMLRKTKIVCTIGPASSSPKVLRDMALAGMNVARLNFSHGSYEDHAKAIARIRRISASLKRPIAVMQDLPGPKIRTGRMESESVTIRKGGRLVITGKDVEGCSERVSVNFPGFIKKIRPGAAILIDDGKIRLKVTGVRRDKKEISCSVLEGGLLGEHKGVNLPDTDLDIDALTGADRKCVTFGLSQGVDLIALSFVGSARDIHIARRFIASKGGGDIPVIAKIERRQALDNLDEILEAADGVMVARGDLGVETELEDVPLVQKRIIRSCVTMGKPVITATQMLESMVERSSPTRAEVADVANAVLDGTDALMLSEETAVGRFPVRCVRMMDKVARKAESTIDHEKLLAEEQISEDTIEDAITHGANMAAMDVRARAIIACTNTGKTARLVSRYRSEYQIIGASPYPDVVNRLCVTWGVYPVRMKKVRSADEMMKEAEKAALKTGLVKRGDTIVITAGYPNTNMLKTYRIGHP from the coding sequence ATGCCGCCGACTAATAAAATGCTGAGAAAAACGAAGATAGTGTGCACGATCGGGCCCGCCAGTTCCAGCCCAAAGGTACTCAGGGACATGGCGCTTGCGGGGATGAACGTGGCACGACTGAATTTCTCCCACGGCAGTTATGAAGACCACGCGAAGGCAATAGCCCGCATCCGCCGGATATCGGCGTCACTGAAAAGGCCCATAGCCGTAATGCAGGACCTGCCCGGCCCAAAGATACGAACGGGCAGGATGGAGTCGGAATCTGTCACGATACGGAAGGGTGGGAGGCTTGTTATCACGGGTAAGGACGTAGAGGGATGCAGCGAAAGGGTAAGTGTAAACTTCCCCGGCTTCATCAAGAAAATCCGCCCGGGCGCTGCCATATTAATTGACGACGGGAAGATAAGGCTGAAAGTCACGGGCGTCCGCAGGGACAAGAAAGAAATTAGTTGCAGCGTCCTGGAAGGCGGGCTGCTAGGGGAACATAAAGGGGTCAACCTGCCGGATACGGATTTAGACATCGACGCCCTGACCGGAGCTGACAGGAAGTGCGTCACCTTCGGGCTTTCTCAGGGGGTGGACCTGATTGCGCTGTCGTTTGTGGGGAGCGCCAGGGACATACATATTGCCAGAAGATTTATAGCGTCGAAGGGTGGCGGGGACATCCCCGTAATAGCCAAGATAGAGCGGCGGCAGGCGCTGGACAATCTGGATGAGATACTTGAGGCGGCGGACGGCGTGATGGTGGCCAGGGGAGACCTGGGCGTGGAGACGGAGCTGGAGGATGTGCCGCTCGTGCAGAAGAGGATAATCCGCTCCTGCGTTACTATGGGCAAGCCCGTGATAACCGCCACGCAGATGCTGGAGTCCATGGTAGAAAGGTCCTCCCCCACCAGGGCGGAGGTGGCGGACGTAGCCAACGCCGTGCTGGACGGTACAGACGCCCTTATGCTGAGCGAGGAGACGGCCGTGGGCAGGTTCCCGGTGAGGTGTGTCAGGATGATGGACAAGGTCGCGCGTAAGGCCGAATCTACCATAGACCATGAGAAGCTACTCGCCGAGGAGCAGATTAGCGAGGACACGATAGAAGACGCCATTACACACGGTGCGAACATGGCCGCTATGGATGTAAGGGCGCGGGCTATAATTGCATGTACAAACACAGGTAAGACGGCCAGATTGGTGTCCCGCTACCGGTCGGAATACCAGATCATAGGCGCCAGCCCGTACCCGGACGTGGTTAACCGGTTGTGCGTTACCTGGGGTGTTTACCCGGTAAGGATGAAAAAAGTCCGAAGTGCGGATGAGATGATGAAAGAGGCGGAAAAGGCCGCCCTGAAGACGGGGCTGGTAAAACGCGGGGATACAATCGTAATAACCGCCGGCTATCCCAACACCAACATGCTGAAGACCTACAGGATAGGGCACCCATAA